A window of the Methanoregula sp. genome harbors these coding sequences:
- a CDS encoding nucleotide exchange factor GrpE produces the protein MTNAEPSNEQTCEECAGISDSAPLSAETDPAVLDEQKKAFSELNDRYLRLAADFENFKKRTARDREMITNLANERLAVDIIEVLDNFERAIKADDAHLREGIVQIQHLLYSQLQRHGITPLDALKKPFNPAEHEAIAHVPSEENEGIVVDEVARGYRMHDKVIRHAKVAVSKGK, from the coding sequence ATGACTAATGCAGAACCCAGTAACGAACAGACTTGCGAAGAATGTGCCGGCATTTCGGATAGTGCCCCTTTGAGCGCCGAAACGGATCCAGCCGTTCTGGATGAGCAGAAGAAGGCATTTTCCGAACTCAATGATCGGTATTTACGTCTTGCTGCGGATTTTGAAAATTTCAAAAAACGCACAGCGCGTGACCGGGAAATGATTACGAATCTTGCAAATGAACGACTCGCAGTTGATATCATAGAAGTCCTCGATAACTTTGAGCGGGCAATAAAAGCAGATGATGCTCACTTGCGCGAAGGTATCGTCCAGATTCAGCATCTGCTCTATTCACAACTGCAGCGCCACGGCATCACACCATTAGATGCTCTCAAAAAACCATTCAATCCTGCAGAGCATGAGGCAATTGCGCATGTGCCTTCCGAGGAAAATGAAGGAATCGTTGTCGATGAAGTGGCACGCGGGTATCGTATGCATGACAAAGTAATCCGGCATGCAAAAGTTGCAGTATCAAAAGGAAAGTAA
- the purH gene encoding bifunctional phosphoribosylaminoimidazolecarboxamide formyltransferase/IMP cyclohydrolase: MKWALLSVWDKTGIVELARELIREKYSIMSSGGTGKALAEARVAFTEVSNYTGFPEMMDGRVKTLHPKVHGGLLGRRLIDDAVMQKHGINRIDLLVVNLYPFEKMSQKQMRLEDLIEYIDIGGPAMIRAAAKNYRDVGVIVDPSDYKDIMNAICNTGLTADMRLDLARKAFARTAAYDAAISNYLYRLENPFPTTFSIQFTGGRTLRYGENPHQKAAVYGTSGIAGTEPVQGKQMSYNNYLDVNAGTGLLREFVEPAAVIVKHNNPCGVAVGENLLDAYISARDVDPVSAYGSVISLNREVDRILAEEICKTFVEVVVAPSFSPESLSVMSRKDTMRVLILPPPSPADEIRTIDGGVLVQRTPEYQEHWEVITDRDPTPDEMKALQLAWKVCKHTKSNTIIFADQKRTLGIGAGQMSRVDSAKIAIEKACSSLKGSAVASDAFLPFPDTLEVGAQAGATALVQPGGSIRDKEVIEAANRLHMAMVFTGIRYFRH, from the coding sequence ATGAAATGGGCATTGCTTTCCGTCTGGGACAAGACGGGGATCGTCGAACTTGCGCGGGAGCTTATCCGGGAAAAATACAGCATAATGAGCTCCGGGGGGACCGGCAAGGCACTGGCAGAAGCCAGAGTTGCTTTTACCGAAGTCTCGAATTATACTGGTTTTCCTGAAATGATGGATGGACGGGTCAAGACCCTGCATCCAAAAGTTCATGGAGGGCTACTGGGACGGCGGTTGATTGATGATGCAGTCATGCAAAAACATGGTATCAATCGCATTGATCTTCTGGTCGTAAACCTGTACCCGTTTGAAAAGATGTCCCAGAAACAGATGAGACTTGAAGATCTGATAGAATACATCGACATCGGTGGACCAGCCATGATACGCGCTGCGGCAAAGAATTATCGCGATGTTGGCGTGATTGTTGATCCTTCAGATTACAAGGATATTATGAATGCAATCTGCAACACTGGTTTAACTGCTGATATGCGCCTGGACCTTGCAAGAAAAGCATTTGCGCGAACTGCTGCTTATGATGCAGCGATCAGTAATTATCTTTACCGGCTTGAAAACCCATTTCCGACTACATTCTCCATCCAGTTCACCGGGGGCCGGACCCTGAGATACGGAGAAAATCCTCACCAAAAGGCTGCAGTCTATGGAACCAGCGGCATTGCGGGTACTGAACCCGTGCAGGGCAAGCAGATGTCTTACAATAATTATCTCGATGTGAATGCCGGAACCGGCCTCTTGAGGGAGTTTGTAGAGCCGGCCGCGGTTATCGTCAAACACAATAATCCCTGCGGTGTGGCTGTTGGAGAGAATCTGCTGGATGCGTATATATCAGCACGAGATGTTGATCCCGTTTCTGCATATGGATCTGTAATTTCATTAAATCGTGAAGTGGATCGTATCTTGGCAGAAGAGATTTGCAAAACCTTTGTTGAAGTGGTTGTGGCACCATCATTCTCACCAGAATCACTCTCTGTCATGAGCCGGAAAGATACAATGAGAGTGCTCATTCTTCCCCCACCTTCCCCAGCTGATGAAATTCGTACTATTGATGGAGGAGTACTCGTACAGCGAACCCCGGAATACCAGGAACACTGGGAAGTGATTACGGACAGGGATCCAACGCCTGATGAGATGAAAGCTCTCCAACTTGCTTGGAAAGTCTGCAAACACACAAAGAGTAACACGATCATCTTTGCCGATCAGAAACGGACCTTGGGAATTGGTGCCGGTCAGATGAGCCGGGTGGATTCAGCAAAGATTGCTATAGAAAAAGCGTGTAGTTCACTTAAAGGATCAGCAGTTGCTTCTGATGCATTCCTGCCATTTCCCGACACGCTAGAAGTTGGTGCACAAGCTGGTGCAACAGCACTTGTGCAACCAGGTGGATCAATTAGGGATAAGGAAGTTATTGAAGCCGCAAACCGCTTACACATGGCGATGGTTTTTACGGGTATACGGTACTTCAGGCATTGA
- a CDS encoding DUF4013 domain-containing protein, producing MDYGSMVGESFEYAKEAVVGKWNKWVMLIIATILLGLPLAGYSMKILRGEKPAPEVEDWGTLFIDGIKYVIVALIYAIPLIIVWVLVIGASAVAIVTQDTTAMMAAIGAMAIGLIIMLILAIVIAVFEIIGIVRFARTGSIGEAFNFSAILATIEKLGWVPYIIAIVVLFVVGIIFGIIVTILMMIPYLGILIYLCLIAPWTLFISRYVCQLYDAAGSA from the coding sequence ATGGATTATGGAAGTATGGTTGGAGAATCCTTTGAATACGCAAAGGAAGCAGTTGTTGGCAAGTGGAACAAGTGGGTAATGCTTATCATCGCAACTATCCTTCTTGGACTTCCCCTTGCAGGCTATTCAATGAAAATTCTGAGAGGGGAAAAACCCGCTCCTGAAGTCGAAGACTGGGGAACCCTTTTCATTGACGGTATCAAGTATGTAATCGTCGCTCTCATCTATGCAATACCACTCATCATTGTCTGGGTTCTTGTTATCGGTGCATCTGCAGTTGCAATAGTAACCCAGGATACAACAGCAATGATGGCAGCAATTGGTGCTATGGCTATCGGCCTGATAATCATGCTCATTCTTGCGATTGTTATCGCCGTCTTTGAGATTATCGGAATTGTCCGGTTTGCCAGGACCGGAAGCATTGGTGAGGCATTCAACTTCAGCGCAATCCTTGCAACGATCGAAAAACTCGGCTGGGTCCCCTATATTATTGCTATTGTTGTCTTGTTCGTCGTTGGAATTATCTTTGGAATCATCGTTACGATCCTGATGATGATCCCGTACCTGGGAATCCTTATTTATCTCTGCCTCATTGCTCCATGGACTCTGTTTATCTCCCGCTATGTCTGCCAGCTCTATGATGCTGCAGGTTCTGCATAA
- a CDS encoding DUF4013 domain-containing protein yields MLDQTFAYTKEGVWGRTKRWLILIGCLILFPLILGYMVRIFRGVKPAPEPEQWGSMFIDGLKLLVVEVVYIIPVILLVIIAFLPLLSTLIAGGAPHKDPSSLSDAQIQQWILVHPEFISAIGFLAILLLLAVLCGIIISIFSFLGVVRFARTGSMAEAFNFSAIVSHIRRIGWLNYLLALIVISVIGFIFGMVTNVFSLIPIFGDLIGVIVMIILYVPYFIFTSRYVSLVYDIGEEKSDPEPIMYNTIITTQ; encoded by the coding sequence ATGCTTGATCAGACATTTGCCTATACTAAAGAGGGTGTATGGGGACGAACAAAACGGTGGCTCATTCTTATAGGCTGTCTGATACTATTCCCTTTGATTCTCGGCTATATGGTACGTATTTTCCGGGGAGTAAAACCGGCCCCAGAACCTGAACAATGGGGTTCGATGTTTATCGATGGCCTGAAGTTGCTCGTAGTGGAGGTGGTGTACATCATCCCCGTTATCCTGCTGGTTATCATCGCGTTTCTTCCGCTGTTATCAACGTTGATTGCCGGGGGAGCGCCACATAAGGATCCATCATCTCTTTCCGATGCCCAGATTCAGCAATGGATACTAGTTCATCCGGAATTTATCTCAGCGATTGGTTTTTTGGCAATTCTGCTCCTGCTTGCAGTCCTCTGTGGGATTATTATCAGTATTTTTTCATTTCTTGGCGTGGTCCGGTTCGCCCGGACCGGCAGCATGGCAGAAGCGTTTAATTTTTCTGCAATCGTGTCCCACATCCGCAGGATTGGCTGGTTGAATTACCTGTTAGCGCTAATTGTGATCAGTGTAATCGGCTTTATTTTTGGTATGGTTACCAATGTATTCTCATTAATCCCAATATTTGGCGATCTTATTGGCGTGATTGTCATGATCATACTCTATGTGCCCTATTTCATTTTCACGAGCCGTTATGTGTCTTTGGTATATGATATCGGTGAGGAAAAGTCGGATCCTGAACCAATAATGTACAATACAATAATCACAACACAATAA
- the ilvD gene encoding dihydroxy-acid dehydratase — MRSDEVKSGYQRAPNRSLLRSLGVTEREMGLPFIGIANAYNTIVPGHIHLRQLTEKVREGIAAAGGVPFEFGVIGICDGIAMGHEGMRYSLPSRENIADSIELMAESHRFDGLVCVGTCDKIVPGMLMAAARTNIPTIVLTGGPMLSGFQEGKERSLIDVFEAVGKVAAGTMSEEALCELEGCAMPGCGSCQGLYTANTMACMTEAMGMSLPGCAAIPAVDAGKLRIARETGEAILPLVKNGIKPRDIITKKSLRNAIRVDMALGGSTNTVLHLMAIAVEADIPLTLEDFKTLADEIPHLCYMQPSGPHSMQTLHRSGGIPAVLKRLESYLDDCITVSGKKVLDIAKDARIRNDEIIRDIKNPINREGGLKILSGSLAPDGAVVKSAAVPKEMWKHEGPARVFDGEGPAMKAILAREIKEKDVIVIRYEGPRGAPGMPEMLSPTSALMGLGYTKVVLITDGRFSGGTRGPCIGHVAPEAAVGGPIALVKEGDKIFVDLFTKKIDILVDAAILEQRRKILKPHTRKLTGVLARYAKTVEQANLGAVQR, encoded by the coding sequence ATGCGTAGCGATGAAGTTAAATCCGGATACCAGCGGGCTCCCAACCGTTCGCTCCTGCGATCCCTCGGGGTCACTGAACGGGAGATGGGACTGCCGTTCATTGGAATTGCAAATGCCTACAATACGATTGTCCCCGGACACATCCATCTCAGGCAACTTACGGAGAAAGTCCGTGAAGGGATAGCTGCAGCTGGCGGCGTCCCGTTTGAATTCGGTGTTATCGGTATATGTGACGGGATTGCGATGGGCCACGAGGGTATGCGCTACTCGCTGCCTTCGCGGGAGAATATTGCTGATTCCATTGAACTGATGGCTGAATCACACAGGTTTGATGGGCTTGTCTGTGTCGGAACCTGCGACAAGATCGTCCCGGGCATGCTGATGGCAGCAGCACGGACCAATATCCCCACGATCGTTCTTACCGGTGGGCCTATGCTCTCGGGATTTCAGGAAGGAAAAGAACGCTCTCTTATCGATGTGTTTGAAGCAGTCGGAAAAGTAGCTGCAGGAACCATGAGTGAAGAAGCACTCTGTGAGTTAGAGGGGTGTGCCATGCCCGGATGCGGCAGCTGCCAGGGCCTTTACACGGCAAACACCATGGCCTGTATGACCGAGGCTATGGGAATGTCACTTCCCGGATGTGCTGCTATCCCGGCAGTTGATGCTGGAAAATTACGGATTGCGCGAGAGACCGGAGAAGCCATCCTGCCCCTTGTGAAAAATGGAATCAAACCGCGGGATATCATTACAAAAAAGAGTCTCCGTAATGCAATCCGGGTGGATATGGCACTGGGCGGATCGACCAACACAGTCCTGCACCTGATGGCAATTGCGGTAGAAGCTGATATCCCCCTTACTCTTGAGGATTTTAAGACACTCGCAGATGAGATCCCTCACCTTTGCTATATGCAACCGTCCGGTCCGCATTCAATGCAGACCCTCCACCGATCAGGAGGTATCCCGGCTGTGCTGAAAAGACTTGAATCGTATCTGGATGACTGTATCACGGTCTCAGGTAAAAAAGTTCTTGACATTGCAAAAGATGCACGCATCAGAAATGATGAAATTATCCGGGATATTAAAAATCCAATAAACCGGGAAGGAGGACTCAAAATTTTATCGGGTTCCCTTGCACCAGACGGCGCTGTCGTCAAGAGCGCGGCGGTACCAAAGGAGATGTGGAAGCACGAAGGGCCCGCCCGCGTTTTTGATGGCGAAGGGCCGGCCATGAAGGCGATTCTAGCCCGTGAAATCAAGGAAAAAGATGTAATCGTCATCAGGTACGAAGGACCACGGGGAGCTCCAGGTATGCCAGAAATGCTTTCTCCCACATCTGCACTCATGGGACTGGGATATACCAAGGTAGTCCTGATCACCGATGGACGGTTTTCCGGGGGAACACGGGGGCCCTGTATCGGGCATGTTGCGCCGGAAGCAGCGGTTGGTGGACCGATAGCACTGGTCAAAGAAGGAGACAAGATTTTTGTTGATCTCTTCACAAAAAAGATCGATATCCTTGTTGATGCAGCCATTCTTGAACAGCGGCGAAAAATCCTCAAACCCCATACCAGGAAACTGACCGGGGTCCTTGCACGCTATGCAAAAACCGTGGAACAGGCAAACCTCGGTGCTGTGCAGCGTTAA